A single genomic interval of Carassius gibelio isolate Cgi1373 ecotype wild population from Czech Republic chromosome A22, carGib1.2-hapl.c, whole genome shotgun sequence harbors:
- the LOC127942801 gene encoding calreticulin yields MRIAAVVCFISALTFIAHADVYFKEQFLDGDGWKSRWVESKHKSDYGQWKLTSGKFYGDAELDKGLQTSQDARFYALSSRFDSFSNEGKTLVVQFTVKHEQKIDCGGGYVKIFPADLDQTEMHGDSQYYIMFGPDICGYSTKKVHVIFNYKGQNHLIKKDIKCKDDELTHVYTLILRPDQTYEVKIDNEKVESGSLEEDWDFLPPKKIKDPEAKKPEDWDDRAKIDDPDDTKPEDWDKPENIPDPDAKKPDDWDEDMDGEWEPAMIPNPEYKGEWKPKQIDNPNYKGTWIHPEIDNPEYTPDDTIYKFDNIGILGLDLWQVKSGTIFDNFLITDDVEEAEKFGTETWGATKEPEKKMKDQQEEEERKKREEEEKSKKDDDNEEDEEEEDDDNEPDEEEHTEEPSEEEEEEGEDDKIPKDEL; encoded by the exons ATGCGGATCGCTGCGGTAGTGTGTTTCATATCTGCACTGACTTTCATTGCACATGCAGATGTGTATTTTAAAGAACAATTTCTGGACGGAG ATGGTTGGAAAAGCCGATGGGTCGAATCCAAGCACAAATCCGACTACGGCCAGTGGAAACTGACCTCAGGGAAGTTCTATGGTGATGCCGAGCTTGataaag GTTTGCAGACAAGTCAAGATGCCCGGTTTTATGCTCTATCCAGTCGCTTTGACTCGTTTAGTAATGAGGGTAAAACACTTGTCGTCCAGTTCACTGTGAAACATGAGCAGAAGATTGACTGTGGCGGTGGGTATGTGAAAATATTTCCCGCTGACTTGGACCAGACCGAAATGCATGGCGATTCACAGTACTACATCATGTTCG GACCCGACATTTGTGGCTACAGTACCAAGAAAGTTCACGTCATTTTCAACTACAAAGGCCAGAACCACCTAATCAAGAAGGACATCAAatgcaaa GACGATGAACTCACGCATGTGTATACGCTAATCCTGCGGCCAGACCAGACGTATGAAGTGAAAATTGACAACGAAAAAGTGGAGTCAGGTTCTCTGGAGGAAGATTGGGATTTCCTTCCTCCAAAAAAGATCAAAGATCCAGAGGCCAAGAAGCCAGAGGATTGGGATGACCGGGCGAAAATCGACGATCCTGATGACACGAAACCTGAG GATTGGGACAAACCTGAGAACATTCCCGACCCTGATGCCAAGAAACCAGACGATTGGGATGAAGACATGGACGGAGAATGGGAACCTGCCATGATCCCGAACCCTGAGTACAAG GGTGAGTGGAAACCAAAACAGATTGACAACCCCAACTACAAAGGCACCTGGATTCACCCTGAAATCGACAACCCTGAATACACCCCAGATGACACCATTTACAAATTTGACAACATTGGCATTCTGGGACTGGATCTTTGGCAG GTGAAATCTGGAACGATCTTTGATAACTTCCTGATCACTGATGATGTTGAAGAGGCCGAAAAATTTGGTACAGAAACGTGGGGCGCAACAAAG GaaccagaaaagaaaatgaaggaccagcaggaagaggaagaaagGAAAAAGCGTGAAGAGGAGGAAAAGAGCAAGAAGGATGATGATAatgaggaagatgaagaggaggaagatgatgataATGAGCCAGACGAGGAAGAGCACACAGAAGAACCttctgaggaggaggaagaggagggtgaGGATGATAAGATCCCTAAAGATGAGTTGTGA
- the LOC127942421 gene encoding uncharacterized protein LOC127942421, whose amino-acid sequence MCKEDVQDGGQRGTDDLCLSLFTVRWRVLQSAGLQFPYQTVMQLSDMVMVVQVRSSVMCTPRNLVRLTLSKVELSMCASSLLLNRSTTVVSSAILMMWLDLNLAVQSWVSKCEGQQAEHTALWGTCAQCGSVFGATGLKSVIVMGGDSVTLNSGLSEINGDDVIQWKFWIEKTLIAEINVTADRMTVFDDVLDGRFRDRLKLDNQTGSLTITNITTEDTGFYKMKYQFVLIYLFSLMFAARLAVTVISRNSSQCSSSSSSSSEQNCSLVCSVVNVGHVTLSWYKGNSLLSSISVSDLSISLSLPLEVEYQDKNSYSCVLNNPISNQTQHLDISQLCHTCSDSVHCCGSTEAVIRLVLSALVGVATVILLVYDIRSIKTE is encoded by the exons ATGTGTAAGGAAGATGTCCAGGATGGAGGGCAGAGGGGCACCGATGATCTTTGCCTTTCTCTGTTCACTGTCCGCTGGAGGGTCTTGCAGTCAGCAGGActgcagttcccataccagacagtgatgcagctg AGTGACATGGTGATGGTGGTCCAGGTgagatcctctgtgatgtgcaccccCAGGAATTTAGTGCGGTTGACTCTCTCCAAAGTCGAGCTGTCGATG TGTGCTTCATCGCTGTTACTGAACAGATCTACCACAGTTGTGTCTTCTGCAATCTTGATGATGTGGTTGGACCTGAACTTGgcagtgcagtcatgggtcagcaagTGTGAAGGGCAGCAGGCtgagcacacagccttgtggggcacctgtgctcagtgtggAA GTGTGTTTGGAGCTACAGGGCTGAAATCAGTGATAGTGATGgggggagattcagtcactctaaactCTGGTCTTTCTGAAATAAATGGTGATGATGTGATTCAGTGGAAGTTTTGGATTGAAAAAACATTAATAGCTGAAATCAATGTAACGGCCGACAGAATGACTGTAtttgatgatgttcttgatgggagattcagagacagactgaagctggacaatcaaactggatctctgaccatcacaaacatcacaactgaaGACACTGGATTTTATAAA atgaaatatca ATTTGTTCTTATttatcttttttctctcatgtttgCAGCTCGTCTAGCTGTTACTGTCATCAGCAGAAACTCTTCACAgtgttcttcatcatcatcatcatcctcagagcagaattgttcattggtgtgttcagtggtgaatgtgggtcatgtgactctctcctggtacaaaggaaacagtttattgtccagcatcagtgtgtctgatctcagcatcagtctctctctacctctggaggtggaatatcaggataaaaacagctacagctgtgtgctcaacaatcccatcagcaaccagactcaacatctggacatctctcagctctgtcacacatgttcag actctgtccactgctgtggttctactgaagctgtgatccgattggtcctctctgctctggtgggcgtggctactgtcattcttctggtttatgacatcagatccatAAAAACTGAATGA